One window of Aerosakkonema funiforme FACHB-1375 genomic DNA carries:
- a CDS encoding restriction endonuclease subunit S — protein sequence MAIPSELNALIERLNQELDTIEREATAGLNLARVSMERFPNNFTLVQLFAFLNTSMFFAETSRRRIQVSVEYLSANDVIIEEKIQEVGEDLAIELGQVLETKITVGRVKTRLENLQ from the coding sequence ATGGCTATTCCATCAGAACTGAATGCTCTGATTGAGCGATTAAACCAAGAGTTAGATACGATCGAGCGGGAAGCAACAGCAGGACTTAACCTGGCCAGAGTCAGCATGGAGCGTTTCCCCAACAATTTTACATTGGTTCAGTTGTTTGCCTTTTTGAATACGAGTATGTTTTTTGCAGAAACATCCAGAAGGCGAATACAGGTTAGTGTTGAGTATCTCTCAGCAAATGATGTGATTATAGAAGAAAAAATTCAGGAGGTTGGAGAAGATTTAGCAATAGAGTTAGGTCAAGTGCTGGAAACAAAAATAACTGTTGGTAGGGTTAAAACTCGATTGGAGAACTTGCAATGA